The following proteins are encoded in a genomic region of Thermococcus sp.:
- the pdxT gene encoding pyridoxal 5'-phosphate synthase glutaminase subunit PdxT, with amino-acid sequence MVKVGVIGLQGDVSEHIDAAKKALENLGVPGEVIWLRKQEQLEGISAVIVPGGESTTISRLMVKNDLFESVKKLGREGLPIMGTCAGLIMLSKEVIGATSGQRFLGLLDVRVNRNAYGRQVDSFEAPVKLAFSNEPFIGVFIRAPRIMGLLSGRVKPIAWLDDRIVGVEQGNVIGLEFHPELTDDTRVHEYFLGKVL; translated from the coding sequence GTGGTTAAAGTAGGGGTTATAGGCCTTCAAGGTGATGTCAGCGAGCACATCGATGCTGCAAAGAAGGCCCTCGAAAATCTAGGTGTCCCAGGGGAGGTAATCTGGCTCAGGAAGCAGGAGCAACTTGAGGGAATCTCGGCAGTGATAGTCCCGGGCGGCGAGAGCACGACGATATCGAGGTTAATGGTGAAGAACGACCTCTTTGAGTCCGTTAAAAAACTGGGAAGAGAGGGACTGCCAATAATGGGCACCTGCGCGGGATTGATAATGCTCTCAAAGGAAGTAATAGGGGCAACGTCGGGGCAGAGGTTCCTGGGGCTGCTCGATGTTCGTGTTAACAGGAACGCCTACGGCAGGCAGGTGGACAGCTTCGAGGCACCGGTAAAGCTCGCCTTCAGTAATGAACCCTTCATCGGCGTCTTCATTCGTGCCCCAAGGATAATGGGGCTTTTGAGCGGTAGGGTGAAACCGATAGCCTGGCTCGATGATAGAATCGTTGGCGTCGAACAGGGCAACGTAATCGGCCTTGAGTTCCACCCCGAGCTGACAGATGACACACGGGTTCATGAGTACTTTTTGGGGAAGGTCCTTTGA
- the pdxS gene encoding pyridoxal 5'-phosphate synthase lyase subunit PdxS → MGKFDVIEVKGTERLKRGFAKMVKGGVIMDVTNAEQARIAEEAGAVSVMALHRVPADIRKAGGVARMAPIEKIQEIMDAVTVPVMAKVRIGHVAEARILEALGVDMIDESEVLTPSDPYFHIDKREFKVPFVCGNRNLGEAVRRIWEGAAMMRTKGEAGTGNIVEAVRHVRLLKDNIALLQRMTDEQVYGVAEKFAEPYLKLALEVREISGLPRQILENEPVYAHYTYREIVEGLYKVLLEIKKLGRLPVVNFAAGGVSTPADAALMMQMGMDGVFVGSGIFKSSNPKKMARAIVEAVNHWDEPDVLAEISKEIGEPMRGQEIEELEVRLEERGV, encoded by the coding sequence ATGGGGAAGTTTGACGTTATTGAGGTCAAGGGCACGGAGAGACTGAAACGCGGTTTCGCCAAGATGGTGAAGGGCGGCGTCATAATGGACGTTACCAACGCCGAGCAGGCTCGCATCGCGGAAGAGGCTGGAGCGGTCTCCGTCATGGCCCTCCACCGTGTTCCGGCCGACATCAGGAAGGCCGGTGGCGTTGCCAGAATGGCCCCGATAGAGAAGATCCAAGAGATAATGGACGCGGTGACGGTTCCAGTGATGGCCAAGGTTAGGATAGGCCACGTTGCCGAGGCCAGAATCCTTGAAGCCCTCGGGGTTGACATGATAGACGAGAGTGAGGTCCTGACACCCTCGGACCCCTACTTCCATATAGACAAGCGTGAATTCAAGGTTCCCTTCGTCTGTGGCAACAGGAACCTCGGCGAGGCCGTCAGGAGAATATGGGAAGGGGCAGCTATGATGAGGACAAAAGGCGAGGCAGGGACAGGCAACATCGTCGAGGCGGTCAGACACGTTCGCCTGCTTAAAGACAACATAGCCCTCCTCCAGAGGATGACGGATGAGCAAGTTTACGGTGTGGCTGAAAAATTCGCGGAACCTTATCTCAAACTCGCCCTCGAGGTCAGGGAGATAAGCGGCCTACCGAGGCAGATCCTCGAGAACGAGCCAGTTTATGCCCACTACACCTACCGCGAGATCGTTGAGGGTCTCTACAAGGTACTCCTCGAAATCAAGAAGCTTGGTCGCCTTCCAGTTGTCAACTTCGCCGCTGGAGGGGTTTCAACGCCAGCAGATGCCGCTCTTATGATGCAGATGGGAATGGACGGTGTTTTCGTCGGTTCTGGAATCTTTAAGAGTTCAAACCCGAAGAAGATGGCGAGGGCGATAGTCGAGGCCGTCAACCACTGGGACGAGCCCGATGTTCTTGCCGAGATAAGTAAGGAAATCGGCGAGCCAATGCGTGGCCAGGAGATAGAGGAGCTGGAAGTTCGCCTTGAGGAGAGGGGTGTCTGA
- the nadC gene encoding carboxylating nicotinate-nucleotide diphosphorylase, with product MVSLEYLLRFLGEDTPFGDVTSEAVIPDNIAARAVIIAKQEGIIAGVEEAKALFNHFGIKVGVKKHDGGEVGKGEVILELEGNARAILLVERTALNVMGRMSGIATEVRKLVEKVRAVNPNVRVAGTRKTLLKPLDKRALLIGGGEPHRFSLSDAILIKDNHLALVPLEEAIKRAKAFSVYKVVEVEVESLEDAVKAAKAGADVVMLDNMTPDEIAETLETLKREGLRDRVKIEVSGGITPENITEYAKLEVDIISLGYLTHSIRNFDVSLEVIGKV from the coding sequence ATGGTATCCCTTGAGTATCTCCTCCGCTTCCTTGGGGAGGATACCCCCTTCGGCGACGTCACGAGCGAGGCAGTTATTCCAGATAATATTGCGGCAAGGGCCGTCATTATAGCGAAGCAGGAAGGGATTATTGCCGGCGTTGAGGAGGCCAAAGCCCTCTTCAATCACTTCGGAATCAAAGTTGGGGTTAAAAAGCACGACGGCGGGGAAGTGGGGAAGGGGGAGGTTATCCTCGAACTCGAAGGCAATGCCCGCGCAATCCTCCTTGTCGAGAGGACAGCCTTGAACGTGATGGGCAGAATGAGCGGGATTGCAACCGAGGTAAGGAAGCTCGTCGAGAAGGTTAGGGCGGTCAACCCCAACGTTAGGGTGGCAGGCACGAGAAAAACCCTGCTGAAACCCCTCGACAAGAGGGCGCTCCTCATCGGTGGCGGTGAGCCTCACCGCTTTTCCCTCAGTGACGCGATACTCATTAAGGACAACCACCTCGCACTGGTTCCACTGGAGGAGGCAATAAAGCGCGCCAAAGCCTTCAGCGTTTACAAGGTCGTCGAGGTCGAGGTCGAGAGCCTAGAGGACGCGGTTAAAGCAGCAAAGGCGGGGGCCGACGTTGTGATGCTCGACAACATGACGCCTGATGAGATAGCGGAGACTTTGGAGACTTTAAAGCGTGAAGGACTCCGGGATAGGGTCAAAATCGAGGTCTCCGGCGGCATAACCCCCGAAAATATTACTGAGTACGCGAAGCTAGAAGTCGACATCATAAGCCTCGGCTATTTGACGCACTCCATCAGGAACTTCGACGTTAGCCTTGAGGTTATTGGAAAGGTTTAA
- the nadA gene encoding quinolinate synthase NadA, translated as MEREKLVEEINRLKEERNAIIMAHNYQLPEVQDIADFLGDSLELARKAVNVDADVIVFAGVDFMAETAKILNPEKTVLLPAKGATCAMANMLKPEHIIEAKEKYPTAPVVLYVNSTAECKALADVTVTSANAAEIVGKLDSDVVIFGPDKNLAHYVAKQTGKKVIPVPEYGHCYVHKKFTVEDVERAKRLYPNAKLMVHPECEPEVQERADIIVSTGGMIRHAPEWSEWVVFTEREMVYRLSRLYPNIKFHAAREDAACIGMKAITLEDVYRSLRDMKYTIEVPEETAEKAKRAIERMLEMS; from the coding sequence ATGGAACGTGAGAAGCTCGTGGAGGAAATAAACCGGCTCAAGGAGGAGCGCAACGCCATAATCATGGCTCACAATTACCAGTTGCCGGAGGTTCAGGACATAGCCGACTTCCTAGGGGACAGCCTTGAACTCGCGAGGAAAGCCGTCAACGTTGACGCTGACGTGATAGTCTTTGCCGGTGTGGACTTCATGGCTGAGACAGCTAAAATACTCAACCCAGAGAAGACCGTCCTGCTCCCCGCGAAGGGGGCAACCTGTGCGATGGCCAACATGCTCAAACCGGAGCACATAATCGAGGCCAAAGAGAAATATCCCACCGCCCCCGTGGTTCTCTACGTCAACAGCACCGCCGAGTGTAAGGCCCTTGCTGACGTTACGGTCACCTCTGCAAACGCTGCAGAAATCGTCGGAAAGCTCGATTCGGACGTTGTCATCTTCGGTCCCGACAAGAACCTTGCCCACTATGTTGCGAAGCAGACCGGGAAGAAGGTCATCCCTGTTCCGGAGTATGGTCACTGCTATGTCCACAAAAAGTTCACCGTTGAGGACGTTGAACGTGCGAAAAGACTGTATCCAAACGCCAAGCTGATGGTCCATCCGGAGTGCGAGCCCGAGGTGCAGGAGAGGGCAGATATTATTGTCTCCACCGGTGGGATGATAAGGCACGCGCCCGAGTGGAGCGAGTGGGTGGTCTTCACAGAGAGGGAGATGGTATATCGTTTGAGCAGGCTTTATCCTAACATTAAGTTCCACGCAGCCAGGGAAGATGCAGCCTGCATCGGGATGAAGGCCATAACGCTCGAGGACGTTTACCGGTCGCTCCGTGACATGAAGTACACCATCGAAGTTCCGGAGGAAACAGCGGAGAAGGCCAAGAGGGCTATCGAGAGAATGCTGGAGATGAGCTGA
- a CDS encoding L-aspartate oxidase: MRVGIAGGGIAGLTAAIALAKRGFEVSLIGPDIRKSNSYLAQAGVALPISEGDSPKAHFLDTLKAGKYLNDEEVVWEVISKASEVYDFLTSLGLKFEASETEGGHSFPRVFTIKNETGKHITRLLHLRARELGVNFVRGFVNGLGIKHGTAYGVFVEGEFLPFDAVIIASGGFSGLFKYTAGSGTNIGLLIGEAVQKGAPARDLEFVQFHPTGYIGRNGVKLISEAVRGAGARLITDEGERFVNEISTRDIVSRAIYHQVQAGKRVFLDASPIKDFKKRFPQIYAFLRRDGIDPSKDLIPVAPIAHYTMGGVAVDIWYRTGIRHLYAIGEAASNGFHGANRLASNSLLECVVSGLEVARTVKRDRPRHRAVKEPECRCNDLGDVDAIRELLWEHAGIVRSAEGLRSGLKKLKGIEADGRLKLLARGILECALAREESRGSHYRGDFPTMRKGFERPSFFDGRCRL; this comes from the coding sequence ATGAGAGTTGGAATCGCAGGCGGCGGAATCGCGGGACTGACCGCGGCCATAGCCTTAGCAAAACGGGGGTTCGAGGTCTCGCTCATCGGTCCGGACATCAGGAAGAGCAACTCCTACCTGGCCCAGGCGGGGGTAGCCCTTCCAATCTCCGAGGGAGACTCCCCAAAGGCGCACTTCCTCGACACGCTCAAGGCGGGAAAGTACCTCAACGATGAGGAGGTCGTCTGGGAGGTAATCTCAAAGGCGAGCGAGGTGTATGACTTCTTAACCTCTCTCGGCCTGAAGTTCGAAGCCAGCGAGACCGAGGGTGGGCACTCGTTCCCAAGGGTCTTCACGATAAAGAACGAGACCGGAAAGCACATCACGAGGCTCCTTCATCTCCGCGCCCGGGAACTCGGTGTGAATTTTGTCAGGGGCTTCGTTAACGGACTCGGAATCAAGCACGGGACGGCCTATGGGGTCTTCGTAGAGGGTGAGTTCCTGCCCTTCGATGCTGTGATTATAGCCTCGGGCGGCTTCTCAGGGCTTTTCAAATACACCGCCGGCTCGGGAACGAACATCGGCCTGCTCATAGGGGAGGCAGTCCAAAAGGGCGCCCCAGCAAGGGATCTGGAGTTCGTCCAGTTCCACCCGACGGGCTACATCGGCAGAAACGGAGTGAAGCTCATAAGCGAGGCAGTTCGCGGGGCCGGTGCGAGGTTGATCACTGATGAGGGAGAGCGCTTCGTGAACGAGATTTCCACGCGCGATATCGTCTCAAGGGCTATATATCACCAGGTACAGGCCGGGAAGAGGGTATTCCTGGATGCAAGCCCTATAAAGGACTTCAAAAAGCGCTTCCCCCAGATATACGCCTTCCTCCGCAGGGACGGTATAGACCCCTCGAAGGACTTGATCCCCGTTGCCCCCATCGCGCACTACACAATGGGCGGGGTAGCCGTCGACATCTGGTATAGAACGGGAATAAGGCACCTCTATGCAATCGGAGAAGCGGCTTCCAACGGCTTCCACGGGGCGAACAGGCTCGCGAGCAACTCACTCCTCGAGTGCGTCGTTTCGGGACTCGAGGTGGCCCGAACGGTAAAGAGGGACAGACCCAGGCACAGGGCGGTTAAAGAACCCGAATGCAGATGCAACGACCTTGGAGACGTCGATGCCATCAGGGAACTCCTCTGGGAGCACGCGGGAATAGTGAGGAGTGCGGAAGGCCTTAGGAGTGGACTGAAAAAGCTGAAGGGAATAGAGGCGGATGGGAGGTTGAAACTCCTCGCGAGAGGCATCCTTGAGTGTGCCCTGGCGAGGGAGGAGAGCAGGGGAAGCCACTACCGCGGGGACTTCCCGACGATGAGGAAAGGATTCGAGAGACCGAGCTTCTTTGACGGACGGTGCAGGCTCTAA
- the guaB gene encoding IMP dehydrogenase, translating into MGKFEHKIVNAIKGYTFDDVLLIPQATEVEPKDVDVSTQITPNVRLNIPILSAAMDTVTEWEMAVAMAREGGLGVIHRNMSIGEQVEQVRRVKRAEHFIVEDVITISPDESLDYALYLMEKNGIDGLPVVEEERLVGILTKKDIAAKEGTKVSELMTDEVITVGEDVSVEEAVALMFKNRIDRLPVVDSNGRLVGIITMSDLTKRKKYRNAVRDENGDLLVAAAVGPFDLERAKALDEAGADVIVVDTAHAHNLKAVKAMREIRKAVDADLLVGNIANPKAVDDLTFADALKVGIGPGSICTTRVVAGVGVPQLTAVALVADRASEYGLHVIADGGIRYSGDIVKAIAAGADAVMLGSLLAGTREAPGREVVINGRRYKQYRGMGSLGAMMKGGAERYYQKGHMKTKKFVPEGVEGVVPYKGPVSDVLYQLVGGLRSGMGYVGAKDIGELEEKGKFVIITNAGIRESHPHDITITNEAPNYPVGK; encoded by the coding sequence ATGGGAAAGTTTGAACATAAAATTGTTAATGCGATTAAGGGGTACACCTTCGACGACGTTCTCCTGATACCGCAGGCAACCGAGGTCGAGCCAAAGGACGTGGACGTTTCCACCCAGATAACGCCGAACGTGAGGCTGAACATACCGATTCTGAGCGCTGCCATGGACACCGTCACCGAGTGGGAGATGGCAGTAGCGATGGCCAGGGAGGGCGGTCTCGGGGTCATCCACAGGAACATGAGCATAGGGGAACAGGTAGAGCAGGTAAGAAGAGTAAAGAGGGCAGAACACTTCATAGTCGAGGACGTTATAACAATATCACCCGACGAGAGCCTTGACTACGCTCTCTACCTTATGGAAAAGAACGGGATAGACGGCCTCCCTGTTGTGGAAGAGGAAAGGCTCGTTGGGATACTAACAAAGAAGGACATAGCCGCTAAGGAAGGCACAAAAGTTAGCGAATTGATGACCGATGAGGTAATAACCGTCGGAGAGGACGTTTCGGTAGAGGAGGCAGTTGCACTCATGTTCAAGAATAGAATAGACCGCCTCCCGGTCGTTGATTCCAACGGCAGGCTCGTGGGAATAATCACAATGAGTGACCTGACCAAGAGGAAAAAGTACAGAAACGCAGTTCGGGATGAAAACGGAGACCTCTTAGTGGCGGCCGCCGTCGGCCCCTTCGACCTTGAGAGGGCAAAGGCGCTCGACGAAGCCGGGGCCGACGTCATAGTCGTTGACACTGCCCACGCACACAATCTTAAAGCGGTAAAGGCGATGAGGGAGATTAGGAAGGCAGTAGATGCCGACCTCCTAGTGGGGAACATAGCCAACCCTAAGGCCGTTGATGACCTCACCTTCGCTGACGCTTTAAAGGTTGGAATCGGACCCGGGAGCATCTGTACCACACGCGTTGTGGCCGGCGTTGGTGTTCCCCAGCTCACTGCGGTGGCACTCGTAGCGGATAGGGCCAGCGAATACGGACTCCATGTGATAGCAGACGGCGGGATAAGGTACTCCGGTGACATCGTTAAAGCAATAGCGGCCGGAGCGGACGCGGTCATGCTCGGTTCACTCCTCGCGGGAACGAGAGAGGCACCAGGTAGAGAGGTCGTCATAAACGGGAGGAGGTACAAACAGTACCGCGGAATGGGCTCCCTCGGCGCCATGATGAAAGGGGGAGCCGAGAGGTATTATCAGAAAGGTCACATGAAGACAAAGAAATTCGTACCGGAGGGCGTTGAGGGGGTCGTTCCTTACAAGGGGCCGGTCAGCGACGTCCTCTATCAGCTCGTCGGTGGACTGCGCTCTGGAATGGGCTACGTTGGGGCAAAGGACATCGGGGAGCTGGAGGAGAAGGGCAAGTTCGTGATAATCACCAACGCCGGAATAAGGGAGAGCCACCCACACGACATCACCATAACGAACGAAGCCCCCAACTACCCGGTCGGAAAATGA